Proteins encoded by one window of Armatimonadota bacterium:
- the rpmC gene encoding 50S ribosomal protein L29, giving the protein MRAADLRQMTADELLRKLDEVQRELFTLRLKVAGQQPNTSRIRELRRDVARIKTVLAEKGVAV; this is encoded by the coding sequence ATGCGGGCGGCGGACCTGCGGCAGATGACCGCCGACGAACTGCTGCGGAAGCTGGACGAGGTGCAGCGGGAGCTGTTTACCCTGCGCCTGAAGGTCGCCGGCCAGCAACCCAACACCTCCCGGATCCGGGAACTGCGGCGGGATGTGGCCCGGATCAAGACGGTGCTGGCCGAGAAGGGCGTGGCGGTGTAG
- the rplE gene encoding 50S ribosomal protein L5, whose protein sequence is MSDGKKRQVPSAPAPAAAEAAAPAPTGPRPPARLKVLYRTEVVPRLRERFGYRNIMEVPRVEKVVLNMRVGDATTDPRFLDKAVEELTLIAGQRPVVVRAKKSIAAFKLRKGTPIAARVTLRGDRMYEFLDKLFNIALPRIRDFKGISARQFDGRGNLNIGVREQLIFPEIDYDRVEKIRGMDITVVTTARTDEEARELLRLLGLPLREAA, encoded by the coding sequence ATGAGCGACGGCAAGAAGCGACAGGTTCCCTCTGCCCCGGCCCCTGCGGCCGCCGAGGCGGCGGCTCCGGCGCCGACCGGCCCCCGGCCGCCGGCGCGGTTGAAGGTCCTGTACCGGACCGAGGTCGTGCCGCGGTTGCGGGAGCGGTTCGGGTACCGGAACATCATGGAGGTGCCGCGGGTCGAGAAGGTGGTGCTGAACATGCGGGTGGGCGACGCCACCACCGATCCGCGGTTTCTGGACAAGGCGGTGGAGGAGCTCACCCTCATCGCCGGCCAGCGGCCGGTGGTGGTCCGGGCCAAGAAGTCCATCGCCGCCTTCAAGCTCCGCAAGGGCACGCCCATCGCGGCCCGGGTGACCCTGCGGGGCGATCGGATGTATGAATTTCTGGACAAGCTGTTCAACATCGCACTGCCCCGCATCCGGGACTTCAAGGGGATTTCCGCCCGACAGTTCGACGGGCGGGGAAATCTGAACATCGGCGTCCGGGAACAGCTGATCTTCCCGGAAATCGACTATGATCGGGTGGAGAAGATCCGGGGGATGGACATCACGGTGGTGACCACCGCCCGGACCGACGAGGAGGCGCGGGAACTGCTGCGCCTGCTGGGCCTGCCCCTGCGGGAGGCGGCCTGA
- the rpsS gene encoding 30S ribosomal protein S19 → MGRSTKKGPFVDEHLLEKVRELNRTRERRVIRTWSRRSTIVPEMVGHTIAVYDGRKHVPIYITEQMVGHKLGEFAPTRTFRGHGAAGAAAERTTTVTPPAPASPASS, encoded by the coding sequence ATGGGACGGTCGACGAAAAAGGGACCCTTTGTAGACGAGCACCTGCTGGAGAAGGTGCGGGAACTGAACCGCACCCGGGAGCGGCGCGTGATCAGGACGTGGTCGCGGCGGTCCACCATCGTCCCGGAGATGGTGGGGCACACCATCGCCGTCTACGACGGCCGGAAGCACGTGCCCATCTACATCACCGAGCAGATGGTGGGCCACAAGCTCGGCGAGTTTGCGCCGACCCGGACATTCCGCGGCCACGGTGCCGCGGGGGCGGCCGCCGAGCGCACGACCACCGTCACGCCGCCGGCGCCGGCGTCGCCGGCCTCCAGTTAG
- the rpsE gene encoding 30S ribosomal protein S5, protein MKRIDPSTVNLTVEKAVWINRVAKVTKGAKRFNFAALVVVGDEQGHVGVGLGKAAEVPDAIRKAVEDAKKQLIEVPLRGTTIPHEVIGHYGASRVLLKPASEGTGVIAGGSVRAVLEAAGVKDILTKSLGSRNPINQARATVAALLDLRTPEEVARIRGKPVGELAGARR, encoded by the coding sequence ATCAAACGGATCGACCCCTCCACGGTGAACCTCACCGTGGAGAAGGCGGTGTGGATCAATCGGGTGGCCAAGGTCACCAAGGGGGCCAAGCGGTTCAACTTCGCGGCCCTGGTGGTGGTGGGCGACGAGCAGGGCCATGTGGGCGTGGGGCTGGGCAAGGCTGCCGAGGTGCCCGACGCCATCCGCAAGGCCGTGGAGGATGCCAAGAAGCAGCTCATCGAGGTTCCGCTGCGGGGGACCACCATCCCCCACGAGGTGATCGGCCACTACGGCGCGTCCCGGGTCCTGCTGAAGCCGGCGTCGGAAGGGACGGGGGTCATTGCCGGCGGTTCGGTGCGGGCGGTCCTGGAGGCGGCGGGGGTGAAGGACATCTTGACCAAGTCGCTGGGCTCTCGCAATCCGATCAACCAGGCCCGGGCTACCGTGGCCGCGTTGCTGGACCTGCGGACCCCCGAGGAGGTGGCCCGCATCCGCGGCAAGCCGGTGGGCGAGCTGGCGGGCGCCCGGCGCTGA
- a CDS encoding type Z 30S ribosomal protein S14, with protein sequence MAKKALLEKWKREPKFKVRRYSRCLRCGRPRAVFRKFGLCRICLRQLAHRGEIPGLVKASW encoded by the coding sequence GTGGCCAAGAAAGCGCTGCTGGAAAAATGGAAGCGGGAACCCAAGTTCAAGGTGCGCCGGTACAGCCGATGCCTGCGTTGCGGGCGTCCGCGGGCGGTGTTCCGCAAGTTCGGCCTGTGCCGGATCTGCCTGCGGCAGCTGGCGCACCGGGGGGAGATCCCGGGACTGGTCAAGGCGAGCTGGTGA
- the rpsH gene encoding 30S ribosomal protein S8 yields MRVDGGGDPDVGVVTDPIADMLTRIRNAIHARHDHVDVPASRLKMEIARILKEEGFIADWHRIDRGPQGVIRITLKYGPRKEPVLSGIRRASRPGLRIYAGRKTLPRVRAGLGVAIVSTSRGVMTDRQARRLGIGGEVICYVW; encoded by the coding sequence GTGAGAGTCGACGGCGGAGGAGATCCGGACGTGGGTGTCGTCACCGACCCGATTGCCGACATGTTGACGCGGATCCGCAATGCGATCCACGCCCGGCATGACCATGTGGACGTGCCGGCGAGCCGGCTGAAGATGGAGATCGCGCGGATCCTCAAGGAGGAGGGGTTCATCGCCGACTGGCACCGCATCGACCGGGGACCCCAGGGGGTGATCCGGATCACCCTGAAGTACGGCCCCCGCAAGGAGCCGGTCCTGTCGGGGATCCGCCGGGCAAGCCGTCCGGGCCTGCGGATCTACGCGGGCCGCAAGACCCTGCCGCGGGTGCGCGCGGGGTTGGGGGTGGCCATCGTCAGCACCTCCCGGGGCGTGATGACCGATCGCCAGGCCCGCCGGCTGGGCATCGGGGGCGAAGTCATCTGCTACGTCTGGTGA
- the rplN gene encoding 50S ribosomal protein L14 has protein sequence MIRPYTRLKVADNTGARELMVIRVLGGSNRRYATVGDVVVCSVKQAIPNSPIKEGDVVRAVIVRTRRPVRRPDGSYIRFDDNAAVILSDALNPRGTRIFGPVARELREKQFMKIISLAPEVL, from the coding sequence ATGATCCGGCCCTACACGCGGCTGAAGGTCGCCGACAATACGGGCGCGCGGGAGCTGATGGTGATCCGGGTGCTGGGCGGCAGCAATCGCCGGTATGCCACCGTGGGGGACGTGGTGGTCTGCTCGGTCAAGCAGGCGATCCCCAACAGCCCCATCAAGGAAGGGGACGTGGTGCGGGCGGTGATCGTGCGGACCCGGCGGCCCGTCCGGCGCCCGGATGGGTCGTACATCCGGTTCGACGACAATGCGGCGGTGATCCTCAGCGACGCCTTGAACCCGCGGGGCACGCGCATCTTCGGCCCCGTGGCGCGGGAGCTGCGGGAGAAGCAGTTCATGAAGATCATCTCCCTGGCGCCGGAGGTTCTGTGA
- the rplF gene encoding 50S ribosomal protein L6, whose amino-acid sequence MSRVGRAPIPIPPGVSVAVKGRTVEVAGPRGRLVREVHPDMTVQVRDGAVVVQRPTDQDRHRALHGLTRALLANMVRGVVEGYRVELEIVGVGYRAVKQGDALSLQVGYSHPVVVTPPEGIQFEVPQPTRIVVSGIDKELVGQVAARLRAIRPPDPYKGKGIRYAGERIRLRPGKAGRTVGGRA is encoded by the coding sequence ATGTCGCGCGTGGGACGAGCGCCTATCCCGATTCCCCCCGGCGTGTCGGTCGCGGTGAAGGGCCGCACGGTCGAGGTGGCGGGCCCGCGGGGCCGCCTGGTGCGGGAGGTCCATCCCGACATGACGGTGCAGGTGCGCGACGGCGCCGTGGTGGTCCAGCGCCCCACGGACCAGGACAGGCATCGGGCCCTGCACGGGCTCACCCGGGCGCTGCTGGCCAACATGGTCCGGGGCGTCGTGGAGGGCTACCGGGTGGAGCTGGAGATCGTCGGCGTGGGATACCGGGCCGTCAAGCAGGGGGATGCCCTCAGCCTGCAGGTGGGCTACTCCCACCCGGTGGTGGTCACGCCCCCGGAGGGAATCCAGTTCGAGGTCCCGCAGCCCACGCGCATCGTGGTCAGCGGCATCGACAAGGAACTGGTCGGTCAGGTGGCCGCCCGGCTGCGGGCCATCCGGCCCCCGGACCCCTACAAGGGCAAGGGCATCCGGTACGCCGGCGAGCGCATCCGGCTCCGGCCGGGCAAGGCGGGCCGGACCGTCGGGGGTCGGGCGTAG
- the rplV gene encoding 50S ribosomal protein L22 — protein sequence MEVRAVARYVRLSPKKVQRVVQVIRGRPVTEAEAMLRFLPSRAARVVAKVLRSAVANAENNLDLDRSALVVARAFVDRGPSMKRVQPRARGRADIITRRSSHITVVVSDRRP from the coding sequence ATGGAGGTCAGAGCGGTCGCGCGCTACGTGCGGCTGTCGCCCAAGAAAGTTCAGCGGGTGGTGCAGGTGATCCGCGGTCGGCCGGTGACGGAGGCGGAGGCGATGCTGCGCTTCCTGCCGTCCCGGGCTGCGCGGGTGGTGGCCAAAGTGCTGCGCTCGGCGGTGGCCAACGCCGAGAACAACCTGGACCTGGACCGCTCGGCTCTGGTGGTGGCCCGAGCCTTTGTGGACCGGGGTCCGTCCATGAAGCGCGTGCAGCCCCGGGCGCGGGGTCGGGCCGACATCATCACGCGGCGCAGCAGCCACATCACGGTGGTGGTGTCCGACCGGCGGCCATAG
- the rplR gene encoding 50S ribosomal protein L18, with amino-acid sequence MIKRVDRNVLRQRRHARIRRRIAGTGHRPRLSVFRSLKHIYAQIIDDDRGMTLAAASTLDPEVRDQVRGKRKTEAAAVVGEILARRARARGIVRVVFDRGGYKYHGRVRALAEGARRGGLEF; translated from the coding sequence ATGATCAAACGGGTGGACCGCAATGTGCTGCGCCAGCGCCGGCACGCCCGTATCCGGCGGCGGATTGCGGGAACCGGCCATCGCCCCCGGCTGTCGGTGTTTCGCAGCCTCAAGCACATCTACGCGCAGATCATCGACGACGATCGGGGCATGACCCTGGCCGCGGCGTCGACCCTGGACCCCGAGGTGCGGGACCAGGTGCGGGGCAAGCGCAAGACCGAGGCCGCCGCCGTGGTGGGCGAGATCCTGGCCCGCCGCGCGCGGGCCCGGGGCATCGTCCGGGTGGTCTTTGACCGGGGCGGCTACAAGTACCACGGCCGGGTGCGGGCGCTGGCCGAGGGGGCACGCCGGGGCGGGCTGGAGTTCTGA
- the rplX gene encoding 50S ribosomal protein L24: MAVVAGRHRIHVKKGDMVEVVAGKQRGKRGKVLRVLPKHGRIIVEGINVVKRHTRPTQKMPQGGIVEKEAPIPSSKVMVVCPKCGRAVRVGHGYLADGTKVRVCKRCGEQIEK, translated from the coding sequence ATGGCGGTGGTGGCCGGGCGGCATCGGATACACGTGAAGAAGGGCGACATGGTGGAGGTCGTCGCCGGCAAGCAGCGGGGCAAGCGCGGCAAGGTGCTGCGGGTCCTGCCCAAGCACGGCCGGATCATCGTGGAGGGCATCAACGTCGTGAAGCGGCACACCCGCCCCACCCAGAAGATGCCCCAGGGGGGCATCGTGGAAAAGGAGGCGCCCATCCCCAGCAGCAAGGTGATGGTGGTGTGCCCCAAGTGCGGACGGGCGGTGCGGGTGGGTCACGGCTACCTGGCCGACGGGACCAAAGTGCGGGTGTGCAAGCGCTGCGGGGAGCAGATCGAGAAATGA
- the secY gene encoding preprotein translocase subunit SecY — protein sequence MLAGLVNAWRIADLRRRLLFTAGMLVLFRLGAHLPVPGVNVAALEQLFRQRGSVFNFLDLFVGGAFSNFALFALGVFPYITASIIMSLLQVVFPRLKEMAQEEGEAGRRQIGMYTRYLTVVLALLQAAGQVVLIRNLGALPDTRPLTMGMIVVTLMAGTMLLTWMGEIMTEYGVGNGVSLIIFGGIVARLPSQLAQTLRLVSVGEVALWQFLLDLLIVLGSIVAVVFVTQAVRKIPVQYAKRVVGRRVYGGQSTHLPIRVIQAGVIPIIFAVSVLQFPGTIAQFARYEPLRRIGDMILPGRPLGDALYFVLIILFTYFYTAVSFDPAEVADNIKKYGGFIPGIRPGRPTSDYLARVVDRLTLVGALTLAVIAIVPLYLSRGTGVLTFYLAGTSLLIVVGVALETMKQIEAYVLMRHYEGFMR from the coding sequence ATGCTGGCCGGTCTGGTTAACGCCTGGCGGATCGCCGACCTCCGCCGCCGGCTGCTGTTCACGGCGGGGATGCTGGTCCTGTTCCGCCTGGGGGCTCACCTCCCGGTGCCGGGGGTAAACGTGGCGGCCCTGGAGCAGCTGTTCCGCCAGCGGGGCAGCGTCTTCAACTTCCTGGACCTGTTCGTGGGTGGCGCCTTCAGCAACTTCGCCCTCTTCGCCCTGGGGGTGTTTCCCTACATCACCGCGTCCATCATCATGTCCCTTCTGCAGGTGGTGTTTCCGCGCCTGAAGGAGATGGCGCAGGAGGAGGGGGAGGCGGGCCGCCGGCAGATCGGGATGTACACCCGCTACCTGACGGTGGTCCTGGCGCTGCTGCAGGCTGCGGGGCAGGTGGTGCTGATCCGCAACCTGGGAGCGCTGCCCGACACCCGGCCGCTGACCATGGGGATGATCGTGGTCACCCTCATGGCCGGGACCATGCTGCTGACCTGGATGGGCGAGATCATGACCGAGTACGGGGTCGGCAACGGGGTCTCCCTGATCATCTTCGGAGGGATCGTGGCTCGCCTGCCCAGCCAGCTGGCCCAGACGCTGCGGCTGGTGAGCGTGGGGGAGGTGGCCCTCTGGCAGTTCCTCCTGGACCTGCTCATTGTGCTGGGCAGCATCGTGGCCGTGGTGTTCGTCACCCAGGCCGTGCGCAAGATCCCCGTGCAGTACGCCAAGCGGGTGGTGGGCCGCCGGGTCTACGGGGGGCAGAGCACCCATCTGCCGATCCGGGTCATCCAGGCGGGGGTCATTCCCATCATCTTCGCCGTGTCGGTGCTGCAGTTCCCGGGCACCATCGCCCAGTTCGCCCGCTACGAGCCGCTGCGCCGCATCGGCGACATGATCCTGCCCGGGCGGCCCCTGGGCGATGCCCTGTACTTCGTGCTGATCATCCTGTTCACGTACTTCTACACCGCGGTCAGCTTCGATCCCGCCGAGGTCGCCGACAACATCAAGAAGTACGGCGGGTTCATTCCCGGCATCCGCCCGGGCCGCCCCACCAGTGACTATCTGGCGCGGGTGGTGGACCGGCTGACCCTGGTGGGCGCGCTGACCCTGGCGGTGATTGCCATCGTGCCCCTGTACCTGTCCCGGGGCACCGGCGTGCTCACCTTCTATCTGGCGGGGACCTCGCTGCTGATCGTGGTGGGCGTGGCGCTGGAGACCATGAAGCAGATCGAGGCCTACGTGCTCATGCGCCACTATGAAGGGTTCATGCGGTAG
- the rplP gene encoding 50S ribosomal protein L16, translating into MLMPKRTKYRKAQRGRMKGRVLAGTTIAFGEYGLQALEPAWITSAQIEAARRAITRHVKRGGKLWIRIFPDKPVTKKPAETRMGSGKGNPEYWVAVVRPGRILFELAGVDEANAREAMILAAHKLPIKTRFVAREEVAV; encoded by the coding sequence ATGCTGATGCCTAAGCGCACCAAATACCGCAAGGCCCAGCGCGGGCGGATGAAGGGCCGGGTGCTGGCCGGCACCACCATCGCCTTCGGGGAGTACGGCCTGCAGGCTTTGGAGCCGGCCTGGATCACCAGCGCCCAGATCGAGGCCGCCCGGCGGGCCATCACCCGTCACGTCAAGCGGGGCGGCAAGCTGTGGATTCGCATCTTCCCGGACAAGCCCGTCACCAAGAAGCCGGCGGAGACCCGCATGGGGTCCGGGAAGGGGAATCCCGAGTACTGGGTGGCGGTGGTGCGGCCGGGACGCATCCTCTTCGAGCTGGCGGGAGTGGACGAGGCCAACGCCCGGGAAGCCATGATCCTGGCCGCCCACAAGCTGCCCATCAAGACCAGGTTCGTGGCCCGGGAAGAGGTGGCGGTGTAG
- the rplO gene encoding 50S ribosomal protein L15, which produces MLSIDTLKPPRGARRKRRRVGRGLGSGRGVYSGRGRKGQKARAGAGPRPGFEGGQTILVKRLPFRRGVRAGGASHTGGVPSPGYEPVNLDALARFPAGSEVTPQTLREAGLVRRGPVKILGRGSLDRPLVVRAHAFSRRAAEAIRQAGGRAEVIADAGRSG; this is translated from the coding sequence ATGCTGAGCATCGATACGCTGAAGCCTCCCCGGGGAGCGCGCCGCAAGCGCCGCCGGGTGGGACGGGGGCTGGGCTCGGGCCGCGGCGTGTACAGCGGTCGCGGCCGCAAGGGCCAGAAGGCCCGCGCCGGCGCCGGGCCGCGCCCGGGATTTGAGGGCGGGCAGACCATCCTGGTCAAGCGGTTGCCCTTCCGCCGCGGCGTGCGGGCGGGAGGAGCCAGCCACACGGGCGGCGTGCCGTCGCCCGGCTATGAACCGGTCAACCTGGACGCCCTGGCCCGTTTTCCTGCCGGCAGCGAGGTGACCCCGCAGACCCTGCGGGAGGCCGGACTGGTGCGCCGCGGCCCGGTGAAGATCCTGGGCCGGGGGAGCCTGGACCGGCCGCTGGTGGTGCGGGCCCACGCCTTCAGCCGGCGGGCCGCGGAGGCCATCCGCCAGGCCGGCGGGCGCGCGGAGGTGATCGCCGATGCTGGCCGGTCTGGTTAA
- the rpsQ gene encoding 30S ribosomal protein S17: MQTRGKRKTRVGVVVSDKMDKTVVVQVETIRRHPLYGKTVRHIARFKAHNEGNVAREGDRVLIMETRPLSKEKRWRVVQVLEKAQ, from the coding sequence ATGCAGACGCGCGGGAAGCGGAAGACCCGGGTCGGGGTCGTGGTCAGCGACAAGATGGACAAGACGGTGGTGGTTCAGGTGGAGACCATCCGCCGCCACCCCCTGTACGGCAAGACGGTGCGCCACATCGCCCGGTTCAAGGCGCACAACGAGGGCAACGTGGCCCGCGAGGGTGACCGGGTGCTGATCATGGAGACCCGCCCCCTGAGCAAGGAGAAGCGCTGGCGGGTGGTCCAGGTGCTGGAGAAAGCGCAATGA